In one Solanum lycopersicum chromosome 11, SLM_r2.1 genomic region, the following are encoded:
- the LOC101260595 gene encoding pentatricopeptide repeat-containing protein At4g16470-like isoform X1 has product MLPLSRMKSLLSPVLSRPTIMFVCRGYGVLSTFKNLNSAQTMNPMSKVSSFRCSTVQNHSQIRVLSSEASGSNSGSGSGEVHVIVGPMFAGKTTTLLKRIKSERSNGSFQANGVKNSLYLDETIKGLCFSGRVAEAVGILCCSGVQVEAETYSLVLQECIFRQAYKKGKRVHWQMITVGFVPNEYLTVKLLILYAKAGDLDTSHNIFDKLQFKSLVSWNAMIAGYVQKGMEEVGLSLYHDMKQKYVLPDQYTFSSVFRACASLAVLEQGKQAHALLIKSQISGNIVVNSALMDMYFKCSSPSDGYLVFSKSLERNVITWTALISGYGLNGRIKDVLESFHRMIDEGYRPNHVTFLAVLSACSHGGLVDRGKEYFSSMMRDYGLQPRGKHYAAIVDLLGRAGRLQEAHEFVKNSRCEEHPVLWGALLGACKIHGDIEMVKLAARNFFDLEPENAGKYVVLSNAYASFGLWNNVAEIRRLMKDSGVKKEPGYSMIEVQRQAHFFFMEHNAHEQTVEMYKLVKDMAGILKDAGDVQDLLS; this is encoded by the exons ATGTTACCATTATCAAGAATGAAATCACTCCTTTCCCCAGTACTTTCAAGACCCACCATCATGTTTGTATGCAGGGGATATGGGGTTCTTAGCACTTTCAAGAACCTTAATTCTGCTCAAACAATGAACCCCATGAGTAAAGTTTCTTCCTTTAGGTGTTCTACTGTGCAAAATCATAGTCAAATTCGGGTCTTGAGTAGTGAGGCATCGGGTTCTAATTCTGGTTCTGGTTCTGGTGAGGTTCATGTGATTGTGGGTCCTATGTTTGCTGGAAAAACTACTACACTTTTGAAGAGGATTAAGTCTGAGAGAAGCAATGGCAG TTTTCAGGCCAATGGAGTAAAGAATTCCCTCTATTTGGATGAGACGATAAAAGGTCTCTGTTTCTCAGGAAGGGTGGCTGAAGCAGTTGGAATATTGTGCTGCTCTGGTGTACAGGTGGAGGCAGAAACTTATTCCCTTGTTTTACAAGAGTGCATTTTCCGCCAAGCGTATAAGAAAGGGAAAAGAGTCCATTGGCAAATGATTACTGTCGGCTTTGTTCCAAATGAATATCTGACTGTTAAGTTGTTAATTTTGTATGCAAAAGCAGGAGATTTGGATACATCACACAATATATTTGATAAGTTACAATTCAAAAGCTTGGTTTCGTGGAACGCTATGATTGCTGGGTATGTGCAGAAGGGCATGGAGGAAGTAGGCCTGAGTCTGTACCATGATATGAAACAGAAATATGTACTTCCAGATCAGTATACCTTTTCATCAGTCTTTAGAGCCTGTGCCTCTTTAGCTGTCTTGGAGCAGGGCAAGCAAGCACATGCTTTGTTGATTAAAAGCCAAATTAGTGGAAATATTGTAGTTAATAGTGCACTTATGGACATGTATTTCAAGTGTAGTTCTCCATCTGATGGCTATCTCGTGTTTAGTAAGTCCTTGGAAAGGAATGTGATAACATGGACTGCTCTGATATCAGGGTATGGACTAAATGGAAGAATAAAAGATGTTCTGGAATCATTTCATAGGATGATAGATGAAGGATATAGGCCAAACCATGTTACGTTTCTGGCAGTTCTTTCTGCTTGTAGCCATGGAGGTCTGGTAGATAGAGGTAAGGAGTATTTTTCATCTATGATGAGAGATTATGGGCTTCAACCAAGAGGAAAGCACTATGCAGCTATTGTGGATCTTCTAGGCCGTGCTGGAAGATTACAAGAGGCTCATGAGTTTGTCAAAAACTCACGTTGTGAGGAGCACCCAGTATTATGGGGCGCTTTACTTGGGGCTTGTAAGATTCATGGTGATATCGAGATGGTAAAACTTGCTGCTAGAAATTTCTTCGACTTGGAGCCTGAGAATGCAGGCAAATACGTTGTCTTATCTAATGCTTATGCTTCTTTTGGTTTGTGGAACAATGTTGCGGAGATAAGGAGACTGATGAAAGACTCGGGGGTGAAAAAGGAGCCTGGTTATAGTATGATTGAGGTTCAAAGACAAGCACATTTCTTCTTTATGGAACATAATGCTCATGAACAGACTgttgaaatgtataaattggtCAAAGATATGGCAGGCATCTTAAAAGATGCTGGCGATGTTCAAGATTTACTGAGTTAA
- the LOC101260595 gene encoding thymidine kinase a-like isoform X2: MLPLSRMKSLLSPVLSRPTIMFVCRGYGVLSTFKNLNSAQTMNPMSKVSSFRCSTVQNHSQIRVLSSEASGSNSGSGSGEVHVIVGPMFAGKTTTLLKRIKSERSNGRSVAILKSDKDTRYGLDSIVTHDGDRLPCWPLANLSSFKQRCGPEAYSKLEVIGIDEAQFFEDLYDFCTEVADHDGKIVIVAGLDGDYLRRSFGSVLDVIPIADSVTKLTARCELCGERASFTLRKTEETRTELIAGAEVYMPVCRKHYVSGQVVKEAARSVLESQKVECSSIL, translated from the exons ATGTTACCATTATCAAGAATGAAATCACTCCTTTCCCCAGTACTTTCAAGACCCACCATCATGTTTGTATGCAGGGGATATGGGGTTCTTAGCACTTTCAAGAACCTTAATTCTGCTCAAACAATGAACCCCATGAGTAAAGTTTCTTCCTTTAGGTGTTCTACTGTGCAAAATCATAGTCAAATTCGGGTCTTGAGTAGTGAGGCATCGGGTTCTAATTCTGGTTCTGGTTCTGGTGAGGTTCATGTGATTGTGGGTCCTATGTTTGCTGGAAAAACTACTACACTTTTGAAGAGGATTAAGTCTGAGAGAAGCAATGGCAG AAGTGTAGCAATTTTAAAGTCAGACAAGGATACAAGATACGGGTTGGATTCCATTGTGACACATGATGGAGACAGATTGCCGTGCTGGCCTTTAGCTAATCTATCATCATTTAAACAGAGATGTGGACCTGAAGCATACAGTAAG TTAGAGGTCATTGGCATTGACGAAGCTCAGTTTTTTGAGGATCTATATGATTTCTGTACGGAAGTTGCTGATCATGATGGCAAGATTGTGATAGTTGCTGGGTTAGATGGTGACTATCTAAG AAGGAGCTTTGGTTCAGTCCTTGACGTAATACCAATTGCTGATTCCGTGACCAAACTTACTGCGCGATGTGAACTTTGTGGTGAACGTGCTTCTTTCACCTTGAGGAAGACAGAAGAGACGAGAACTGAGTTGATTGCAGGAGCAGAAGTATATATGCCTGTCTGCCGCAAGCATTATGTGAGTGGACAAGTAGTCAAAGAGGCTGCTAGAAGTGTTCTGGAGTCCCAGAAAGTTGAATGCAGCTCTATTTTGTAA